The following proteins are encoded in a genomic region of Chloracidobacterium sp.:
- the era gene encoding GTPase Era → MAEQKYRSGYVALIGRPNAGKSTLLNQLVGEKIAAVSNKPQTTRQRILGIVNTPSAQAVFVDTPGVHKPGFQLNKRMMTAVHDAILSVDLLVLMRDASVSTGNGDRFVLELVKQAAKPTILALNKIDKLADKGRLLPLIASYSDEFDFAEVMPLSARADVDAKELLSLIIKHLPEGEPLFSADELTDQPMRVIAAEMVREKILLTTGDEIPYVTAVITELYDETDPALTRIYCAIYVERPSQKKIIIGKQGTRLRDIGTHARHEIEQLIGRQVFLKLFVKVVDDWRNNERVLDELGLQKKK, encoded by the coding sequence ATGGCGGAACAAAAGTATCGAAGCGGCTATGTCGCACTCATCGGCAGACCGAATGCGGGCAAATCCACCTTGCTTAATCAGCTTGTCGGCGAAAAGATCGCAGCCGTATCGAATAAGCCGCAGACCACGCGGCAACGCATTCTCGGCATTGTGAATACGCCCTCGGCGCAAGCCGTTTTTGTCGATACGCCGGGCGTTCATAAGCCCGGTTTCCAACTCAATAAGCGGATGATGACGGCTGTTCACGACGCGATACTCTCGGTCGATCTGCTCGTTCTGATGCGTGATGCGAGTGTTTCAACTGGCAACGGCGACCGCTTCGTTCTCGAACTCGTCAAGCAGGCCGCAAAGCCGACGATCTTGGCCCTGAATAAGATAGACAAACTTGCGGACAAGGGCCGTTTGCTGCCCTTGATAGCATCGTATTCGGACGAGTTCGACTTTGCCGAGGTGATGCCGCTGTCGGCCCGCGCCGACGTTGATGCAAAAGAGCTGCTCAGCCTGATCATCAAGCATTTGCCCGAAGGTGAACCGCTATTTTCGGCGGACGAACTGACCGACCAGCCGATGCGTGTCATCGCTGCGGAAATGGTGCGTGAAAAGATCCTGCTCACCACCGGCGATGAGATACCTTATGTAACCGCTGTTATCACTGAGCTTTATGATGAGACAGATCCTGCGCTGACGCGTATTTACTGTGCGATCTATGTTGAACGGCCCTCGCAAAAGAAGATCATCATCGGCAAGCAGGGAACCCGCCTGCGTGATATCGGCACTCACGCGCGGCATGAAATTGAGCAATTGATCGGCCGACAGGTCTTTCTGAAACTGTTCGTAAAGGTGGTCGATGATTGGCGCAATAACGAGCGCGTGTTGGACGAACTCGGGCTTCAAAAGAAGAAATAG
- a CDS encoding 50S ribosomal protein L11 methyltransferase: MAEWYSIEVVCDPTAANAVEHALGEFGAAGISTDELAKRETADISVVGYFSESPATDEFRYFLQCVLEAFDIERDAVTSIAVGKVEQADWLAEWKKYWKPAIVGCFVIAPPWEEIDEPGKIVIRIEPKMAFGTGTHETTQLCLAAIDQYYSEGESFLDVGTGTGILSIAAAKMQKDGTEPAVIRGCDTDEESVQLARENAELNGVSWIDLVEGTIDGSTAEYDFVCANVTLDAITPLLPDLLRVSKNKLILSGILCEQEAAVREALWQHRISDPKIKRAGEWIAVIIDRAA; encoded by the coding sequence ATGGCTGAGTGGTATTCGATCGAAGTGGTCTGCGATCCGACGGCGGCGAACGCCGTCGAACATGCACTGGGTGAATTCGGTGCAGCCGGGATCTCGACGGACGAGCTGGCAAAGCGTGAGACCGCAGACATTTCGGTCGTCGGGTATTTTTCGGAGTCGCCGGCGACGGATGAGTTCCGCTATTTTCTACAATGCGTTCTTGAAGCCTTCGATATCGAGCGGGATGCCGTAACCTCAATAGCTGTCGGCAAGGTCGAGCAGGCTGATTGGCTTGCCGAGTGGAAGAAGTATTGGAAACCGGCCATCGTCGGGTGTTTTGTTATCGCACCTCCGTGGGAAGAGATCGATGAACCCGGCAAGATCGTCATTCGCATTGAGCCGAAAATGGCTTTCGGCACGGGTACGCATGAGACGACACAGCTTTGCCTTGCTGCTATCGATCAATATTATTCTGAGGGCGAATCTTTTCTTGATGTAGGAACTGGTACGGGGATATTGTCGATCGCTGCCGCAAAAATGCAGAAAGACGGCACAGAGCCGGCAGTGATCCGCGGATGTGATACCGACGAAGAGTCCGTGCAGTTGGCCCGGGAGAATGCGGAACTCAATGGCGTTTCATGGATCGATCTCGTCGAAGGTACGATCGACGGCTCGACCGCGGAGTACGACTTCGTTTGCGCCAATGTAACGCTCGATGCGATAACACCGCTGTTGCCCGATCTGCTTCGCGTTTCAAAGAACAAGCTGATCCTTTCCGGAATTCTTTGCGAACAGGAAGCAGCTGTCAGAGAAGCTCTTTGGCAGCATAGGATATCCGACCCCAAGATAAAGCGTGCCGGCGAATGGATCGCCGTTATCATTGATCGGGCCGCTTAG
- a CDS encoding ribonuclease HI has product MKEVTIVCDGSSLGNGRDNPRAAAVAIIGFKGVWKAFGEYLGNATNQQAEIAAAALGLEQLKEPCRVRLMSDSRYVVETMGGTWKRKTNHTWWQRIDGAARRHSIEWIWVKGHAGHEIQEIADKTARKLAELGRNDPYLLSEAVTSLGVTEL; this is encoded by the coding sequence ATGAAAGAAGTAACCATTGTCTGCGACGGATCAAGCCTCGGCAACGGGCGCGATAACCCGCGTGCCGCAGCCGTCGCGATAATCGGCTTCAAAGGCGTCTGGAAAGCATTCGGCGAGTATCTGGGGAATGCCACGAATCAACAGGCGGAGATAGCCGCTGCCGCGCTGGGCCTCGAACAGCTCAAAGAGCCGTGCCGCGTACGGCTTATGTCCGATTCGCGTTATGTGGTCGAAACGATGGGCGGCACTTGGAAGCGAAAGACAAATCACACTTGGTGGCAAAGGATCGATGGTGCGGCGCGGCGGCACAGCATCGAATGGATCTGGGTAAAAGGCCATGCCGGTCACGAGATACAGGAGATCGCCGACAAAACTGCCCGCAAACTGGCGGAGCTGGGCCGAAATGACCCATACTTGCTGTCCGAGGCCGTAACCTCGCTCGGTGTAACCGAACTATGA
- a CDS encoding SMC family ATPase — protein sequence MQITRVELQNIKSYASAAYDFQPGTTAITGSNGAGKTTIIEAIAWVLFDLLEYKKDDFIKRGEKKGSVNVAFISGVDEREYSVHRDTGTGYYVTDPRLGLRIADKKEEVLRFLWQHLGLEPGTDLRSLFRQAIGVPQGTFTAIFLDGATERKSAFDRLLKVEEYRQAAEKLRDTVRFVDTQLMAVREDIARCEGELKRAEDVAKEHAAIATEFERLSTELTLAEKEAERLHKIVSTLDDLEKIEVQKAHIAAEQKQNTERLERIASAKAEIKMLMPKTIEQTRLEEEAAAFRSKVTLGRGLKDQFETAAKRLARLRENFKQNQADIGDAEVRARGAADVAILEKRSADIVAGIAAAGAELDRDERFQKEIRDGLCPILSQKCLNLKPGETLEMFISSQFEELRGKIDDLEKERKEVVEALAAARESQRYAAMLDTLRKREAELTEDGTALRRESEELSRQIAELPAFEAKLADAQASLDRLGDPKSRVRFLEHETAAEGDVHAALRRIGNSLSEVESQRAVLLAGLQHVSEIDIREGYDPAMHRAQRQLLTVAEKHLAELAATLAAIGKRKDQIEAELAHFEKVRIGLEAGLREKARLDTVAEATAFIRDTLKEAAPRIARNYVYHVSLEANLIFREITGNAERTLKWGEDYAISIEEDRFERPFASLSGGEQMAAALAVRLALLKQVTDIRIAFFDEPTTNLDAERRENLAVEIGRISHFDQLFIISHDETFDSYVDNVISVGD from the coding sequence ATGCAGATAACCCGCGTCGAACTTCAGAATATCAAGTCCTATGCCTCGGCGGCGTACGACTTCCAGCCCGGAACGACCGCTATTACGGGCAGCAACGGTGCCGGAAAGACCACGATCATCGAGGCAATAGCGTGGGTTCTATTCGACCTGCTCGAATATAAGAAAGACGATTTCATTAAACGCGGTGAAAAGAAAGGCTCGGTCAATGTTGCGTTCATAAGCGGCGTCGATGAACGCGAATATTCCGTCCATCGTGATACCGGAACCGGATATTACGTTACCGATCCGCGGCTTGGCCTCCGAATTGCGGACAAAAAGGAGGAGGTACTGCGGTTCCTTTGGCAGCATCTCGGCCTGGAACCAGGCACCGATCTGCGGTCGCTGTTCCGACAGGCTATCGGAGTGCCTCAAGGAACCTTCACCGCGATCTTTCTGGATGGAGCGACAGAGCGTAAATCGGCTTTTGACAGGCTTTTGAAGGTCGAGGAGTACCGGCAAGCCGCCGAAAAACTGCGGGATACGGTACGTTTTGTCGATACTCAGTTGATGGCAGTGCGTGAGGATATCGCCAGATGCGAGGGTGAACTGAAGCGGGCCGAAGATGTGGCAAAGGAACACGCCGCTATCGCTACGGAATTCGAACGCCTGTCAACCGAACTTACACTGGCCGAAAAAGAAGCGGAACGCCTGCACAAGATCGTTTCGACACTCGACGATCTTGAAAAGATCGAAGTGCAAAAAGCCCACATTGCTGCCGAACAGAAGCAGAACACCGAACGCCTCGAACGGATAGCCTCGGCGAAGGCTGAGATCAAAATGCTAATGCCGAAGACCATTGAGCAAACTCGCCTCGAAGAAGAAGCGGCGGCTTTCAGGTCAAAGGTAACGCTTGGCCGCGGATTGAAAGACCAGTTCGAAACGGCAGCAAAACGCCTCGCACGCCTGCGCGAGAATTTCAAGCAGAATCAGGCAGATATCGGCGATGCCGAGGTCCGGGCACGCGGTGCGGCCGATGTCGCCATACTCGAAAAGCGCAGCGCCGATATCGTTGCCGGCATCGCGGCGGCCGGTGCCGAACTTGACCGTGATGAGCGTTTTCAGAAGGAGATCCGCGACGGCCTTTGCCCAATACTGTCGCAAAAATGCCTTAATTTGAAACCCGGCGAAACACTTGAGATGTTCATTTCGAGCCAGTTCGAAGAACTTCGCGGAAAGATCGACGATCTTGAGAAAGAGCGAAAAGAGGTTGTGGAAGCTCTGGCTGCCGCACGCGAGTCTCAGCGGTATGCAGCAATGCTCGACACTCTCCGAAAACGCGAGGCCGAATTGACCGAGGACGGTACTGCACTGCGCCGTGAAAGCGAAGAACTTTCGCGGCAGATCGCCGAACTCCCCGCGTTTGAAGCAAAGTTGGCGGATGCCCAAGCATCTCTCGACCGATTGGGCGACCCGAAAAGCCGCGTTCGCTTTCTTGAACACGAAACCGCGGCCGAGGGCGACGTTCACGCCGCGCTCCGGCGTATCGGCAATTCCCTCTCGGAGGTCGAGTCGCAACGCGCTGTGCTCCTTGCAGGGTTGCAGCATGTATCGGAGATCGACATTCGGGAAGGATACGATCCCGCCATGCATCGCGCACAGCGGCAGTTGCTCACGGTGGCCGAGAAGCATCTCGCCGAACTCGCCGCAACGCTCGCCGCTATCGGAAAACGCAAGGATCAGATCGAGGCGGAGCTCGCACATTTTGAAAAAGTGCGCATTGGCCTTGAGGCCGGACTTCGCGAAAAGGCTCGGCTCGATACCGTTGCGGAAGCCACGGCCTTTATTCGCGACACGCTCAAGGAGGCCGCACCGCGTATCGCCCGCAACTATGTTTATCACGTTTCGCTCGAAGCAAACCTGATCTTTCGCGAGATCACCGGCAATGCCGAGCGAACGCTAAAATGGGGCGAAGATTACGCGATCTCGATCGAAGAGGACAGATTTGAAAGGCCGTTCGCAAGTCTTTCCGGCGGCGAGCAAATGGCCGCGGCTCTCGCCGTTCGGCTGGCTCTCCTGAAACAGGTAACCGATATCCGTATCGCGTTCTTTGACGAGCCGACGACCAATCTTGATGCCGAACGCCGCGAAAATCTTGCGGTCGAGATAGGCCGCATTTCGCATTTTGACCAATTGTTCATCATTTCGCATGATGAAACGTTCGACAGTTACGTTGATAACGTAATATCGGTGGGAGACTAG
- a CDS encoding DUF4097 family beta strand repeat protein, with protein MRVFDSKQWRRLPKFAFAVLLASAGIVPAQDTPRTKPKNPHGRVPYDVRHNASDREFDGDTTERRIEVDPKLNLSLCAVSGRLLVNGSDQNELRVLVRDGSAFSFSVKESNTATEKPLWITLNSADEKFSGFGSPGCIWGDSIEIDLPRNASVSVKGRDLSAVIDSVRKAAFDSIGGDITFRNIANGISASTGRGDINVETARGPIKVNSTTGSILLFDVGPSASGDALKANTSSGTITMQDVLYKQVDANSISGSIRYTGGAVRDAAYNFFTTIGQVRLNLPADTSSSVVVSHGRGDFRSDLPFKTETDDLTGTPNGPVKMIKGVLGSGGSTTFRLSSTNGSIVIHKL; from the coding sequence TTGCGAGTATTCGATAGCAAACAATGGCGGCGTTTGCCGAAATTCGCCTTCGCGGTGCTGCTTGCGTCCGCGGGTATTGTGCCTGCGCAAGACACGCCTCGGACGAAACCGAAAAATCCGCACGGCCGCGTTCCTTATGACGTGCGGCACAATGCTTCGGACCGCGAATTTGACGGTGATACTACCGAAAGGCGTATCGAGGTTGACCCTAAGCTAAATCTTTCGCTGTGCGCCGTCAGCGGCCGTTTGCTCGTGAACGGCTCCGATCAAAATGAACTTCGGGTCCTCGTGCGCGACGGATCGGCTTTTTCGTTCTCGGTCAAGGAATCAAATACTGCTACCGAAAAGCCGCTCTGGATAACGCTGAATTCGGCAGATGAAAAGTTCTCAGGCTTTGGTTCGCCCGGATGCATTTGGGGAGATTCTATCGAGATCGATCTGCCGCGCAATGCAAGCGTAAGCGTAAAAGGGCGTGACCTGAGTGCTGTTATCGATTCGGTACGAAAGGCCGCTTTTGACTCGATCGGCGGCGACATCACTTTTCGCAATATCGCTAACGGCATTTCGGCATCGACCGGACGCGGCGACATCAATGTGGAGACCGCACGCGGCCCGATTAAGGTGAACAGCACCACGGGCAGCATTCTGCTCTTCGATGTCGGGCCGAGTGCCAGCGGCGATGCGCTAAAAGCGAACACAAGCAGCGGCACCATCACGATGCAGGACGTCCTTTACAAGCAGGTCGATGCCAATTCGATCTCAGGTTCGATACGATACACTGGCGGTGCTGTGCGGGATGCCGCGTACAACTTCTTCACCACGATCGGCCAAGTTCGGCTCAATTTACCCGCAGACACCTCAAGTTCCGTGGTCGTGTCTCACGGACGGGGCGACTTCAGGTCAGATCTGCCATTCAAGACCGAGACGGACGATCTTACAGGCACCCCCAACGGGCCGGTCAAAATGATAAAAGGCGTTCTCGGCAGCGGCGGCAGCACAACCTTCCGGCTTTCTTCGACCAACGGCAGCATCGTGATACATAAGTTGTAA